The sequence below is a genomic window from Citricoccus muralis.
AGTGTTTACCGTCGATCTCGCGAACTTCCTTGCCCTCGGCCAGCTCGGTGCCGTAGCCGGTGGGGCCGAAGAAGGCGCCGATGCCGGCACCGGCGGCGCGCATGCGCTCGGCCAGGTTGCCCTGGGGTACCAGCTCGAGCTCGATCTCGCCATTGCGGTACGCCTCATCGAAGTGCCACGAGTCGGACTGGCGGGGGAAAGAGCAGATGATCTTGGCGACGCGGCGTTCCTTGATGAGCAACGCAAGCCCGGCGTCGGCCTGGCCGGCGTTGTTGTTGACGACGGTCAGGTTGGTCGCGCCCGAGTCGAGCAGGGCGTCGATCAGCTCCATGGGCTGGCCGGCGTTGCCGAAACCACCAATGAGCACGGTGGAGTCATCGGTGATGCGGGAGACGGCTTCTTTTGCGGAATCTACGAATTCCAGCATGTGTCCTCCTGAAGGGGAATGGGGAGACCTGGGGGCCTCGTGGGTCTCGGTCAGCGGGCGGTGACATTCTCGATGACGACGGCGATGCCCTGGCCGACACCGATGCACAGCGCGGCCACGCCCCAGCGGTCGCCCGATTCCTCGAGTCGGCGCGCCAGGGTGCCCAGCACGCGGGTGCCGGAGGCGCCGAGCGGGTGGCCGATGG
It includes:
- a CDS encoding 3-oxoacid CoA-transferase subunit A gives rise to the protein MLEFVDSAKEAVSRITDDSTVLIGGFGNAGQPMELIDALLDSGATNLTVVNNNAGQADAGLALLIKERRVAKIICSFPRQSDSWHFDEAYRNGEIELELVPQGNLAERMRAAGAGIGAFFGPTGYGTELAEGKEVREIDGKHYVLEHPIRGDFALIKAYQADPYGNLRYRKTARNFGPVMATAAEHTIVQVDEVVEGCLDPENVVTPGIYTDTIVTIPTASGEKQRAEDAAVAAGQPKPCAPSAGQQN